CAGGGAAAACAACATGCAGGTTAAtgtaaacaggaaaaaacaataTACAGGTGTATATTAATGTGAACAGGGAAAAACAATATACAGGTTAAtgtaaacaggaaaaacaacatgCAGGTTAATGTAAACAGGAAAAAACTACATGCAGGTTCATCGAAAAGGAAAAAACTATATACAGGACAGGTTCATGtagacatgaaaaacaacatgcaGGTTCATTCTTCTCCGCAGTGACCGTCCGCAGCATCGTGAATTGGGGCCTGTACGTGAGAAAACTAAGTATTTCTGCAAAAGACTGAATCAGACCCTGCAGGACTGAAGTAAAAATCTCCTCATGAGCCACTGAACATTATTTCAGGGTGGAATTCAGCTGGAATCATTGGcatgtgaatataaatgatCATTTCCCCGGTGTCGCATTTTCCTTCCATCTTGTTTTCTGATGAAATGTTAATCGTTCGCATCCCGCTCGGACTCAGTCTGGAGGTAACGTGGCTGATTAATCATCGCGTTCCTTCGTTATCCTCTGAGTTGGGAGTCTTTATAAAGGCGACGCTAGCAACAGTAGCTACTAGCAGCTACCGTGCGGCTGGAGCCATTTTGGCTCAAtctgcaggagcaggagggagaaggaggataaaaaaaaaaacataaagtcaGGTTTGTAGGCGTATGACAAGAGTTTGCACTTACCCCCAAAACACGGGGATGTCCCCGGACTTTAAAGCACTAGGTATGCATAGATCCGGCTCAGGAAACGGGGAGAGCCACTGATGGGAAGAGCATAGTTGTTCctgtggctgaggaggaggaggaggaggactgttCTCAATGATGTCATCTGCTCACATGCCAACTACATTTAATCCACATCAGTGTGAACCAGTTCACATGTCTGACTCTGAATCATCTTACATCTAATAGGACTTGGCTTGTAATAAAGATTAAGCATTTAGTATCACGGTTATAAAGTTATCAGTATTATTGCAGTATTGTTAAGATGTTAAAACATGacccaaacacaaactgttgtaATTTCACTGGGTTTATATAATTCTATATAATTAGAAATATTTGACACATCATATTTTAATTATGGGAACGGTTGGGTTTCACAGTACATTTGAAGATCTTGAGCTtattatgttttgatttggtgcttaaaatgtaactgaattgaataccttttatttaagttaatttatttttagccatggatttttgtgaagcacttaaTAAcgttgtttagataagtgctatataaatacatgtattattattgttattattattactacattCACCCATTATGGACTGAACTGTAACTTTGTGTTTAACTGTGCAATatgcatctgtctgtgcaacacaatggttcatgtgcaatttattcactgtacatattctcacactgcacatatttctcttgtttttacactgtatatgTTAGTTTTaatacattcatattttatatgtcccttacacttaagtattgcaTATTACTTACTTAGCATCACTTACTGATGCCTATTTTTGACTATTGCTGTTGTAATAAcgcaaatttccccattgtgggactagtAAAAGATTATCTTATCATcatttcataaatatatatatatataataaacattataatataataagcattttTTTGTAAACAGGACGTGCACTCAATAATATATAAACTCACATTGGTAAATATTAACTTTAACATGTTTCATGTATGTTGTCTGAcagataaattattataaagTATTAATctaaaaatcacatttcaagGTTTTGTCCTGTGTCGTTGGTTGCCAGGAAGCAGAGAACCCGGAACCGACgggttttgaaatgtttcctccCGGAGTCTCGTCGCGGCTGCACATCGTGCCCTTGACTTCCTACGGGAGGATATAGCTGATCGGTGGAAGCATCTACCGGGAGGTCACTTAGAAATCTGCACCGTGGGGACATTTTCTCGCCATGGGATTCGTACCGGACGAGGCGAAGTGTCTCCCTCCCCCGGGGATCGCTAACAGGACCTCGGTGTGGCTCGCCGGGGTCGGCTGGTGCTCCGCCATGCTCCAAAATGCGATCAACCACAGGCCGCCGCTAAAATCAGGTTAGCATGTTTGCTAGTTAGCTTTCAGACTCTTGTCACGTCCGCAGAGCTGAAACGTTAAACCTGGAAAATGTCTAAAACCTTCTCTGACGTGGTGCTGATGACAAAGAGCTGTAGTTTGTTGTATCAGCTTGTTATGTTCAGATTCAATTGACTTTATTGTCCTCATCGTCAAATGTTTCATGGGTCACagtgctacagcagctgcagagcaaaCCACAAGAAACAGCACACAAGGACACACCGTGTGTGCCCTAGAATAAAAGTGGACCTTTCCTTAAAACACTTAataagatgaaacactaaaaggATATAACGCTGAAAAGATCACCAACAAAAACTGACTTTAGAACCTGTTGTTATTCTGTTATTAAatctacatgtgtgtttatccAGATTTCCCTCGTCTTATATTAAAACACttacaacacacaaaacaatgaatgaTCTAATACATTGCACAGAATAATAATCATAGAAAACACACATAGATAATAAacccatttttaaaaaatcaccaGGATCTGTCTTATTGTCTTTCTAGCTTTTATAAATGTCTATATGACTTTATGCTGTGTTTATGCATTTATCGCTTTAACGTTTAGCTTTAGAAAAATACGTACAATTCGGATGACAGTTTGAGTCAGGGCTACTGAATGTTTGAGCGTCTGACGAACATGATGgattcatgtttatttaaaaaaactaaatgaaagagTTTGACATTTGTTCCTGGTTATTTCGGAAAGATAAGTCACAAGCCTGTTGttcctgatgagaaaatgaaaggagAGCAGGCATGGACCATGCAGCTAatgttatgtaaaaaaaaaaaaaaaacataaaaaaactaatgaagcctagaaccaggtatggacagGCGTCATACACAGGAGTTTTAAGACAAATCTTTGAGCCTGTgtaaaggttgtggttttaaactcttctttatgggCAGAGTAAGACttgataaacaatattttacaattCTGTCGTAAATCAATCGTATGTTAATCTTCCTCACTGGGCTGACTCGATGCACAAGCaacatatcaatatatatattggTATTGTGCATTATTCACACATGGCATTGTGTAAATAGCATTGTCATGGTGCGTGTTGCTTTAACCACAATCCCATCTGTGCTATTTCTCCTTTTATTTAGGAGTTCATCGACAGGTCCTGCTGGCGACAATTGGCTGGTTCATTGGCTACCACATCACAAAGTATGAAAACTACACGTATGCCAGACTTGATCGAGACATGAACGAGTATGTCCGACTGCATCCAGAAGAATTTGCAGCAAAAGGTGAGTCATTTTTTCATGTATGAAGtgcatttcatgtgttttctgattACATTTTGCAATGTGTCATCATCCTTCATAGTAGACATCAGGGATTTTATATAAGTGAACATATGAGACATTATTTGTAGATCGAATACACAGGAGACGATGGTTTAAAGTTGGCAGCACAGTGTTGGTTTTATTGTGTGTATCTCACACAACAATCGCCACATCACCTATTTTCACACCCCCCATAtctcaattaaattttattattcatgttattttagatttttattgaGTTTTGCCCTATTGTACATTATCTTCAAACATAGTCAATATCAGGGTCTAAAAGTATGTGTCCATTTG
The Paralichthys olivaceus isolate ysfri-2021 chromosome 11, ASM2471397v2, whole genome shotgun sequence genome window above contains:
- the ndufc2 gene encoding NADH dehydrogenase [ubiquinone] 1 subunit C2, whose amino-acid sequence is MGFVPDEAKCLPPPGIANRTSVWLAGVGWCSAMLQNAINHRPPLKSGVHRQVLLATIGWFIGYHITKYENYTYARLDRDMNEYVRLHPEEFAAKERKTFAEIVEPFHPVR